In Corynebacterium afermentans subsp. afermentans, a genomic segment contains:
- a CDS encoding DMT family transporter, giving the protein MHNNFLAVAFALISAATMAAGTVWRHRIMRAGASEGENNDSPMQSIKRPAWWASMGIAFVAYGFQAAALAFGSLLVVQPILALSLMLTLLFSAWADKRHMHTAEAFWAVLLTASVGGVVVLGRPLPGERDPATWEWGVVVGTAVAIIAASYAIASRRPPASKALIFGSACGAMYGYQAVFSKVAVDGFVHGGVPGLLATWQLWAMLLAATAGTVVQQYAFAAGNLATSLPASKIIEPLVAFSLGVFLLGESFRVDSAAGWAAVGTSIGVMLVSAAMLTRVSIR; this is encoded by the coding sequence GTGCACAACAATTTTCTCGCCGTCGCGTTCGCGCTGATCTCGGCCGCGACCATGGCGGCGGGGACCGTGTGGCGCCACCGCATCATGCGCGCGGGCGCCTCGGAGGGGGAGAACAACGACTCCCCCATGCAGTCCATCAAGCGCCCGGCGTGGTGGGCGTCGATGGGCATCGCGTTTGTGGCGTACGGCTTCCAGGCGGCGGCGCTGGCATTCGGGTCCCTGCTGGTGGTGCAGCCGATCCTGGCGCTGTCTTTGATGCTCACGTTGCTGTTTTCGGCGTGGGCGGACAAGCGCCACATGCACACCGCGGAGGCGTTTTGGGCGGTGCTGCTGACCGCGAGTGTGGGCGGGGTGGTCGTACTCGGCCGCCCGCTGCCCGGCGAGCGCGACCCCGCCACCTGGGAGTGGGGTGTTGTCGTGGGCACCGCGGTCGCGATCATCGCGGCCTCCTACGCCATTGCTTCTCGACGTCCTCCGGCCTCCAAAGCCCTCATCTTCGGCTCAGCCTGCGGCGCCATGTACGGCTACCAGGCCGTGTTTTCCAAAGTGGCGGTCGACGGCTTCGTCCACGGCGGCGTGCCCGGCCTGCTGGCCACGTGGCAGCTGTGGGCCATGCTGCTGGCGGCCACGGCCGGCACGGTCGTGCAGCAATACGCGTTCGCCGCGGGCAACCTGGCCACCTCGCTTCCGGCGTCGAAGATCATCGAGCCGCTCGTCGCGTTTTCCCTGGGCGTGTTTTTGCTCGGCGAATCTTTCCGTGTTGATTCGGCTGCCGGGTGGGCGGCCGTTGGGACGTCGATAGGCGTAATGCTCGTCTCCGCCGCGATGCTTACACGCGTATCCATCCGATGA
- a CDS encoding DNA polymerase III subunit epsilon (3'-5' exonuclease of DNA polymerase III), giving the protein MTENDYPYVALFTQATGIHPSTGRLLTIDAVTFDVAGRVGEEFHAVVNPATDPGPAHTHGLTAHDFAQAPRFSRFLRTLDKLLDGRVVVTHDSPVTWGYIVSEARRAMNAAARANRSRRGRGNRRRQRVGHVPKPTAIVDLLATARRQSHIPVDTRINAVANLVGVASTPPTASTERIGEPEADFSRGQTLKLVAMHLQLAPGGLVELNPEDLAPDAFGLQRSSIRVDAEKAPAVGANPGRLGKGGLLRGMEFVVSDDIALDPDDLIDAGVRAGLTYREKLTRETSVAVSDAMERGAELRGKAMHAHRKEIPVVSGEEFARLVGQMESAE; this is encoded by the coding sequence ATGACTGAGAACGACTACCCCTACGTGGCGCTGTTTACACAGGCCACGGGGATTCACCCGTCGACGGGGCGCCTGCTCACCATCGACGCGGTCACGTTCGACGTCGCCGGGCGCGTGGGCGAGGAGTTCCACGCCGTAGTTAACCCCGCCACCGATCCCGGCCCCGCCCACACCCACGGCCTGACCGCGCACGACTTCGCCCAAGCCCCACGCTTTTCCCGCTTCTTGCGCACGCTGGACAAGCTTCTCGACGGCCGCGTGGTAGTCACCCACGACTCCCCCGTCACCTGGGGATACATTGTTTCCGAGGCGCGCCGCGCCATGAACGCCGCGGCCCGGGCGAACCGTTCGCGCCGCGGCCGCGGCAACAGGCGCCGCCAGCGTGTCGGCCACGTCCCCAAGCCAACCGCGATCGTGGACTTGCTCGCCACCGCCCGCCGGCAGAGCCACATCCCGGTGGACACCCGCATCAACGCCGTGGCCAACCTCGTCGGCGTAGCGTCCACCCCGCCGACCGCTTCCACCGAGCGCATCGGCGAGCCCGAAGCGGACTTCTCACGCGGCCAAACCCTGAAACTGGTGGCCATGCACCTCCAGCTCGCCCCCGGCGGGCTCGTCGAGCTCAACCCCGAGGATCTGGCGCCGGACGCATTCGGGTTGCAGCGCTCGTCGATACGCGTGGATGCGGAAAAAGCCCCCGCCGTCGGCGCGAACCCGGGGCGCCTCGGCAAAGGCGGGCTGCTGCGCGGCATGGAGTTCGTCGTCTCTGACGACATCGCCCTCGACCCCGACGACCTCATCGACGCCGGCGTGCGCGCAGGGCTGACCTACCGCGAAAAGCTCACCCGCGAAACCTCCGTCGCCGTCTCCGACGCCATGGAGCGCGGCGCTGAGCTGCGCGGAAAAGCCATGCACGCCCACCGCAAAGAAATCCCAGTCGTCTCCGGGGAAGAATTCGCGCGGCTAGTCGGCCAGATGGAATCCGCGGAGTAG
- a CDS encoding YbaB/EbfC family nucleoid-associated protein, with product MTQPQDMQELISQAAEVQAALQQAQMELLQTEVTGTAGGELVTVTMTGGAEITDIKIKPEAVDADDIESLQDLILAAYRDAHNQAGKLAEEKIAPLTGGAMGGGAPQGGAPQAGPGEVPFGGII from the coding sequence ATGACCCAGCCGCAAGATATGCAGGAACTCATCAGCCAGGCCGCCGAGGTGCAGGCCGCCCTCCAGCAGGCGCAGATGGAACTTCTGCAGACCGAGGTCACCGGCACCGCCGGCGGCGAACTCGTCACCGTCACCATGACCGGCGGCGCCGAGATCACCGACATCAAAATCAAGCCGGAGGCCGTCGACGCCGACGACATCGAGTCGCTGCAGGACCTCATCCTCGCCGCGTACCGCGACGCCCACAACCAGGCCGGCAAGCTCGCCGAGGAGAAGATCGCCCCGCTGACCGGCGGCGCGATGGGCGGCGGCGCACCGCAGGGCGGCGCACCGCAGGCAGGCCCGGGCGAGGTCCCGTTCGGCGGCATCATCTAA
- the leuA gene encoding 2-isopropylmalate synthase yields the protein MTDFFAPREIQTPSGPRGDGQPAWNKQRGSQMPVERYLTFAEEVEDIQLPDRTWPDKKITSAPQWCAVDLRDGNQALIDPMSPERKRRMFNLLVETGFKEIEVGFPSASQTDFDFVREIIEKDMIPDDVTIQVLVQAREHLIRRTFEACAGAKNVIVHFYNSTSKLQRRAVFRKDRDAIKKLATDAAALIKTIAADYPDTNWRWEYSPESFTGTELDFAKEVCDAVVDVMAPTPENPMIINLPSTVEMITPNVYADSIEWMHRNLNNRESIIISLHPHNDRGTGVAAAELGYMAGGDRIEGCLFGNGERTGNVDLVTLGLNMLTQGVDPQIDFSDITRIREVVEYCNQLRVPERHPYGGDLVFTAFSGSHQDAINKGLDALAQTVRPDATSSDVTWEELSETTWEVPYLPIDPKDVGRTYEAVIRVNSQSGKGGVAYIMKTDHGINMPRAMQPEFSAIVQNITDSEGGEVNSKNMWDVFATTYLDLDSPLELAHYRIDAAEEEGQDTRVEATVVYEGASREVAGTGNGPIAAFANALEHVGIDFEVQDYSQRARTAGDDADAVCYIHADVDGTSAWGVGIAGSTTRASLEAIVSAVNRSTAAN from the coding sequence ATGACCGACTTTTTCGCACCCCGCGAGATCCAAACCCCCTCCGGCCCGCGAGGCGACGGCCAGCCCGCGTGGAACAAGCAGCGCGGCTCGCAGATGCCGGTAGAGCGCTACCTCACCTTCGCCGAAGAAGTCGAAGACATCCAGCTGCCGGACCGCACCTGGCCCGACAAGAAAATCACCAGCGCGCCGCAGTGGTGCGCCGTGGACCTGCGCGACGGCAACCAAGCGCTAATCGACCCGATGAGCCCCGAACGCAAACGCCGCATGTTCAACCTGCTGGTGGAAACGGGCTTCAAAGAGATCGAGGTCGGCTTCCCGTCCGCCTCCCAAACGGACTTCGACTTCGTCCGCGAGATCATTGAAAAGGACATGATCCCCGACGACGTGACCATCCAGGTCCTCGTGCAAGCTCGCGAGCACCTGATCCGCCGCACCTTCGAGGCCTGCGCCGGCGCGAAGAACGTCATCGTGCACTTCTACAACTCCACCTCGAAGCTGCAGCGCCGCGCGGTCTTCCGCAAGGACCGCGACGCGATTAAGAAGCTGGCCACCGACGCCGCCGCCTTGATCAAGACCATCGCCGCCGACTACCCCGACACCAACTGGCGCTGGGAATACTCGCCCGAGTCCTTCACCGGCACCGAGCTGGACTTTGCCAAAGAGGTCTGCGACGCGGTCGTGGACGTCATGGCGCCGACGCCGGAGAACCCGATGATCATCAACCTGCCGTCCACGGTGGAGATGATCACCCCGAACGTCTACGCCGACTCCATCGAGTGGATGCACCGCAACTTGAACAACCGCGAGTCCATCATCATCTCCCTGCACCCGCACAACGACCGCGGCACCGGTGTGGCCGCGGCCGAGCTGGGGTATATGGCCGGCGGCGACCGCATCGAGGGCTGCCTGTTCGGCAACGGCGAGCGCACCGGCAACGTCGACCTGGTCACCCTGGGGTTGAACATGCTCACCCAGGGCGTGGACCCGCAAATCGACTTCTCCGACATCACCCGCATCCGCGAAGTCGTCGAGTACTGCAACCAGCTGCGCGTGCCGGAGCGCCACCCCTACGGCGGCGACCTGGTCTTCACCGCGTTCTCCGGCTCCCACCAAGACGCGATTAATAAGGGGCTGGACGCGTTGGCGCAGACCGTGCGCCCGGACGCCACCAGCTCCGATGTCACCTGGGAAGAGCTGAGCGAAACCACCTGGGAGGTGCCGTACCTGCCCATCGACCCGAAGGACGTCGGCCGCACCTACGAGGCCGTGATCCGCGTGAACTCGCAGTCCGGCAAGGGCGGGGTGGCCTACATCATGAAGACGGACCACGGCATCAACATGCCGCGCGCCATGCAGCCGGAGTTTTCCGCCATCGTGCAAAACATCACCGACTCGGAGGGCGGCGAGGTCAACTCGAAGAACATGTGGGACGTCTTCGCCACCACCTACCTGGACCTGGATTCGCCGCTGGAGCTGGCACACTACCGCATCGACGCCGCCGAGGAGGAAGGCCAGGACACCCGCGTGGAGGCCACGGTGGTCTACGAAGGCGCGTCCCGTGAGGTCGCGGGCACCGGCAACGGCCCGATCGCAGCGTTCGCGAACGCGCTGGAGCACGTCGGCATCGACTTTGAGGTGCAGGACTACTCGCAGCGCGCCCGCACCGCCGGCGACGACGCGGACGCGGTCTGCTACATCCACGCAGACGTCGACGGCACCTCCGCGTGGGGTGTGGGTATCGCCGGGTCGACCACACGCGCGTCGCTGGAGGCGATCGTCTCGGCAGTCAACCGCTCGACTGCCGCAAACTAG
- a CDS encoding HNH endonuclease signature motif containing protein, which produces MNSFDAFIQAMSAVSMETLRHFDLPVALAAGMAPDRARAWDQMQDVYYGTTKFTRKQSEAAQKARGFSLDELALIERRVAVVKDAGERWRLRLELLDVTGGYRAIERAAREIVPREDNAPKKKQVAFSQPKNGRARITIDTTDRKAADLEHRLRQGIDATLPAAAQMEEAFWRIVEGKAGGVVAAAPRPIVLVPITEHARIMAGDGDDVILTLTDGTSMTGAEYLQQEFGEALEVAAFHPEEGAVNLYDTERFANQKQRDMACMVSPVCAFPGCRHGAYASEIHHVTAWKHGGLTNMNNLVPLCRYHNRINDNDPWRNKRGHITMIRGAPWWVSPRGYHIKNTDRGALDQLFGPRRAGP; this is translated from the coding sequence ATGAACTCGTTCGACGCATTCATCCAGGCGATGTCCGCAGTATCCATGGAGACGCTGCGGCACTTTGACCTGCCGGTTGCGCTTGCTGCCGGGATGGCGCCGGATCGGGCGCGTGCGTGGGATCAGATGCAGGACGTCTACTACGGGACAACGAAATTCACCCGCAAGCAATCGGAAGCCGCGCAGAAAGCCCGCGGGTTCTCCCTGGACGAGCTCGCGCTGATCGAACGACGTGTTGCCGTGGTGAAGGATGCCGGCGAGCGGTGGCGGCTGCGGCTGGAACTGTTGGATGTCACCGGCGGGTACCGCGCGATCGAACGCGCCGCACGAGAGATCGTGCCCCGCGAGGACAATGCCCCTAAGAAGAAACAAGTGGCGTTCTCGCAACCGAAGAACGGGCGGGCGCGCATCACCATCGACACCACCGACCGCAAAGCAGCCGACTTAGAGCACCGCCTGCGGCAAGGCATCGACGCCACGCTGCCGGCGGCGGCGCAGATGGAGGAGGCGTTCTGGCGCATCGTCGAAGGTAAGGCTGGCGGGGTGGTCGCCGCCGCGCCACGGCCGATCGTGCTGGTGCCGATCACGGAGCACGCCCGGATTATGGCGGGTGACGGCGACGACGTCATCCTGACGCTGACTGACGGCACCAGCATGACGGGTGCGGAGTACCTCCAGCAAGAGTTCGGCGAAGCCTTGGAGGTTGCCGCCTTCCACCCCGAGGAAGGCGCGGTGAACCTCTACGACACCGAACGCTTCGCCAACCAGAAACAGCGCGATATGGCCTGCATGGTCTCACCCGTGTGCGCCTTCCCAGGCTGCCGCCACGGCGCCTACGCTTCCGAGATCCACCACGTGACAGCGTGGAAACACGGCGGGCTGACCAACATGAACAACCTGGTGCCGCTATGCAGGTATCACAACCGGATCAACGACAACGACCCCTGGCGCAACAAACGCGGACACATCACCATGATCAGGGGCGCGCCCTGGTGGGTCTCACCCCGCGGCTACCACATCAAAAACACTGACCGCGGAGCACTCGACCAACTCTTCGGACCCCGAAGAGCTGGCCCCTAA
- a CDS encoding DNA polymerase III subunit gamma and tau, translated as MALYRKYRPATFGEVIGQEQVTRPLSTALDNGRISHAYLFSGPRGCGKTSSARILARSLNCAEGPTSTPCGVCESCVALAPGGTGNLDVMELDAASHGGVEDMRELRERALFAPAESRYRVFIIDEAHMITKEGNNALLKIVEEPPAHLIFIFATTEPEKMLGTIRSRTHNYPFRLLAPQAMRELVQHVVEEEGVHVDENVYPLVIRAGGGSPRDTLSILDQMLSGAGEDGLTYELALPLLGVTDLTLLDAAVDALADRDAGAMYRTIDQVIESGHEPRRFALDLLDRMRDLLLIRTVPDAFGQGLVDAPSDRADILTQEAHQFSPQHLALLASEVNDRIASLRGATSPRLLLEIMAAHLLTLQPAGGAELPQPAASPAPSQSTQPQQAQQPQQPSPARAGGGAAAAAAAAAAAASKGRQQEQQAPAQPEPEQPAPDPRPQPVEQPQEHQAPDTDELFERIDKDWTRLRQSVGERNKVAEIMLTEATPLGFDDDVLVVGHHTGALAERINAEKNNADIATVLSEKLGAKMQVRCVIGTDPATANLRRPAKREVWNPGAETNEGSGGAGDSDSSDGSDSDDPAPASTAGWDAPAQIGGPAPAGQQTQQQAPQAPAPQPTPSMPAKREDDWRSAALAASQKAAEKAKRERDEIPPPPEPYNYEEEAPPEYTREDEERDMADQARAETGTADRRDATEVAMDLLAAQLGAKPL; from the coding sequence GTGGCTCTGTACAGGAAATACCGCCCCGCAACGTTCGGCGAGGTCATCGGCCAAGAGCAGGTGACCCGCCCCCTTTCAACCGCCCTGGACAACGGGCGGATCTCGCACGCCTACCTCTTTTCCGGCCCGCGCGGCTGCGGAAAGACATCCTCGGCGCGCATCCTGGCGCGCTCGTTGAACTGTGCCGAGGGGCCCACCTCCACCCCCTGCGGCGTGTGCGAATCCTGCGTCGCGCTTGCGCCGGGCGGCACCGGCAACCTGGACGTGATGGAGCTCGACGCCGCCTCCCACGGCGGCGTGGAGGATATGCGCGAACTGCGAGAGCGCGCCCTTTTCGCGCCGGCGGAGTCGCGCTACCGCGTCTTCATCATCGACGAGGCCCACATGATCACCAAAGAGGGCAACAACGCCCTGCTGAAGATCGTGGAGGAGCCGCCCGCCCACCTGATTTTCATCTTCGCCACCACCGAGCCGGAGAAGATGCTGGGCACTATCCGCTCGCGCACCCACAACTACCCGTTCAGGCTGCTGGCGCCGCAGGCGATGCGCGAGCTGGTGCAGCACGTGGTGGAAGAAGAAGGCGTCCACGTTGACGAGAACGTCTACCCGCTGGTCATCCGCGCCGGCGGCGGCTCGCCGCGCGACACCCTTTCGATCCTGGACCAGATGCTCTCCGGCGCCGGCGAGGACGGCCTGACCTACGAGCTGGCCCTGCCGCTTCTCGGGGTGACGGACCTGACGCTGCTGGACGCCGCCGTCGACGCTTTGGCGGACCGTGACGCGGGCGCGATGTACCGCACCATCGACCAGGTCATCGAGTCCGGCCACGAGCCCCGCCGCTTCGCCCTCGACCTGCTAGACCGCATGCGCGACCTGCTGCTTATCCGCACCGTCCCGGATGCCTTCGGGCAAGGGCTTGTCGACGCACCTTCGGACCGCGCCGACATCCTCACCCAAGAAGCCCACCAGTTTTCCCCGCAGCACCTGGCGCTGCTGGCGTCCGAGGTCAACGACCGCATCGCGAGCCTGCGTGGCGCAACCTCCCCGCGCCTGCTGCTAGAGATCATGGCCGCCCACCTGCTGACCCTGCAGCCGGCCGGCGGGGCCGAGCTGCCCCAGCCTGCGGCTTCTCCTGCGCCGTCCCAGTCCACGCAGCCGCAACAGGCGCAGCAGCCGCAGCAACCCAGCCCTGCGCGTGCGGGCGGAGGCGCGGCCGCGGCGGCCGCCGCAGCTGCCGCGGCCGCGTCGAAGGGCCGCCAGCAGGAGCAGCAGGCACCCGCACAGCCTGAGCCGGAGCAGCCGGCGCCGGACCCGCGCCCGCAGCCTGTCGAGCAGCCGCAGGAACACCAAGCGCCAGACACCGACGAGTTGTTTGAGCGCATCGACAAGGATTGGACGCGGCTACGCCAGTCCGTCGGCGAGCGCAACAAGGTTGCCGAGATCATGCTCACCGAGGCCACACCGCTCGGCTTCGACGACGACGTGCTCGTGGTCGGCCACCACACCGGCGCGCTGGCCGAGCGCATCAACGCCGAAAAGAACAACGCCGACATCGCCACCGTGCTCTCCGAGAAGCTCGGGGCGAAGATGCAGGTGCGATGCGTTATCGGCACCGACCCGGCGACCGCGAACCTGCGCCGCCCCGCCAAGCGCGAGGTGTGGAACCCGGGCGCGGAGACCAATGAGGGCTCAGGCGGTGCGGGCGACTCTGACAGCTCGGACGGCTCAGATTCCGACGACCCCGCGCCCGCCTCGACCGCAGGCTGGGACGCGCCCGCCCAGATCGGCGGGCCCGCACCGGCCGGCCAGCAGACGCAGCAGCAGGCACCGCAGGCACCAGCACCGCAGCCAACCCCGTCGATGCCTGCCAAGCGCGAGGACGACTGGCGCTCCGCCGCCCTGGCCGCCAGCCAAAAAGCCGCCGAAAAAGCCAAGCGTGAACGCGACGAAATCCCGCCGCCGCCCGAGCCGTACAACTACGAGGAGGAGGCGCCGCCCGAATACACCCGCGAGGACGAAGAACGCGACATGGCCGACCAGGCGCGCGCCGAGACAGGCACCGCGGACCGCCGCGACGCCACCGAAGTGGCGATGGACCTGCTCGCCGCCCAGCTCGGCGCGAAGCCGTTGTAG
- a CDS encoding type 1 glutamine amidotransferase: MPKLTIGLVLPDVLGTYGDDGNALVLRERARRRGIEASIERILLHDDIPPSYDLYTLGGGEDSAQLLAAARLSASPGLQSAAADGRPIFAVCAGLQVLGHTFRAHGEEAEGVGLLDVTTTPLSRRATGELASEPTRAGVTAELSEPLTGFENHMGATVLGPDASALGRVTRGVGNGDAKVDGVVQGSVIATYMHGPALARNPQLADLLIARALDIPLAELQPLELDAVTKLREERLR, translated from the coding sequence GTGCCTAAACTCACCATCGGCCTCGTCCTGCCCGACGTGTTGGGCACCTACGGCGACGACGGCAACGCCCTTGTCCTGCGCGAGCGTGCGCGCCGCCGCGGCATCGAGGCGTCCATCGAGCGCATTTTGCTTCACGACGACATCCCGCCCTCCTACGACCTCTACACCCTCGGCGGCGGCGAAGACTCCGCCCAACTACTCGCCGCGGCGCGTCTGAGCGCCTCCCCGGGTCTGCAGTCCGCGGCCGCCGACGGCCGGCCAATCTTCGCGGTGTGCGCGGGCCTGCAGGTGCTCGGCCACACGTTCCGCGCGCACGGCGAGGAGGCCGAGGGCGTCGGGCTTCTCGACGTCACCACCACCCCGCTTTCCCGCCGCGCCACCGGCGAACTCGCCTCCGAGCCCACCCGCGCCGGTGTCACCGCCGAGCTTTCCGAGCCGTTGACCGGCTTCGAAAACCACATGGGCGCAACCGTGCTCGGCCCGGACGCGTCTGCGTTGGGGCGCGTGACCCGCGGCGTCGGCAACGGCGACGCGAAGGTCGACGGTGTGGTGCAAGGCAGCGTGATAGCCACCTACATGCATGGCCCGGCGCTGGCCCGAAACCCGCAGCTGGCGGACCTGCTCATCGCCCGCGCGTTGGACATCCCGCTCGCGGAGCTACAGCCGCTTGAGCTCGACGCGGTGACCAAGCTGCGCGAGGAGCGCCTGCGTTAA
- a CDS encoding MurT ligase domain-containing protein: MQGPISRIRTAVAATAANLATAASRATGRGAGGMIGGLVAAAIDPNIMASLGGGRPAVLVTGTNGKSTTTRMLAGAVGTKHNVATNDGGDNMDAGIISALLAGKDADAIVLECDELHVPKVAERLQPAAFVLLNLTRDQLDRVGEINSIERALRAAVMAHPEATVVANCDDVLITSIAYDHPNVVWVSAGAGWTGDSVTNPRSGGHVVRSSVTHDDNATGESDWYAVDPLPDGREFRRPTPKYAVEGETLVGPEGVAKLELKLPGRANRGNAAQAIAAAVEAFGVPLDAAVHAAAEVDNVAGRYTTVHLGERDVHLLLAKNPAGWQEALSMVDRDADGVVIAVNAQQGDGEDVSWLWDVKFEDFGDTHVVAAGERATDLAVRLTYGGIDHDVVHDAIAAIRACPPGRVEVLANYTALLNLRRALTKEEDYRA; encoded by the coding sequence ATGCAAGGACCCATCTCGCGCATCCGCACCGCGGTAGCCGCCACCGCCGCCAACCTGGCCACGGCCGCCTCGCGCGCCACCGGCCGCGGAGCCGGCGGCATGATCGGCGGCCTCGTCGCCGCAGCGATCGACCCGAACATCATGGCCTCCCTCGGTGGCGGCCGCCCCGCCGTCCTGGTCACCGGCACCAACGGCAAATCCACCACCACCCGCATGCTCGCCGGCGCCGTCGGCACCAAGCACAACGTGGCCACCAACGACGGCGGCGACAACATGGACGCCGGCATCATCTCCGCCCTGCTCGCCGGCAAAGACGCCGACGCCATCGTCCTCGAATGCGACGAGCTGCACGTGCCCAAGGTGGCCGAACGTTTGCAGCCGGCAGCGTTCGTACTGCTCAACCTCACCCGTGACCAGCTCGACCGGGTCGGCGAGATCAACTCCATCGAACGCGCCCTGCGCGCAGCCGTCATGGCCCACCCGGAGGCCACCGTCGTCGCCAACTGCGACGACGTTTTGATCACCTCCATCGCCTACGACCACCCGAACGTCGTCTGGGTTTCCGCCGGCGCCGGCTGGACCGGCGACTCCGTGACCAACCCCCGCTCCGGCGGCCACGTCGTGCGCTCCTCCGTCACGCACGACGACAACGCCACGGGCGAAAGCGACTGGTACGCCGTCGACCCTCTGCCCGACGGCCGCGAATTCCGCCGCCCCACCCCCAAGTACGCGGTCGAGGGGGAAACGTTGGTGGGACCGGAGGGCGTCGCAAAGCTTGAGCTCAAACTCCCCGGCCGCGCCAACCGAGGCAACGCCGCCCAAGCCATCGCCGCCGCCGTCGAAGCGTTCGGCGTCCCCCTCGATGCCGCCGTACACGCCGCCGCTGAGGTGGACAACGTCGCCGGCCGCTACACCACCGTCCACCTCGGCGAGCGCGACGTCCACCTCCTGCTGGCCAAAAACCCCGCCGGCTGGCAGGAGGCGCTGTCCATGGTCGACCGCGACGCCGACGGGGTGGTCATCGCCGTCAACGCGCAACAAGGCGACGGCGAAGACGTCTCCTGGCTCTGGGACGTCAAGTTTGAGGACTTCGGTGACACCCACGTCGTCGCCGCCGGCGAGCGCGCCACCGACCTCGCCGTACGCCTCACCTACGGCGGCATCGACCACGACGTCGTCCACGACGCGATCGCCGCCATCCGCGCCTGCCCGCCCGGGCGCGTCGAGGTGCTGGCCAACTACACCGCGCTGCTCAACCTGCGCCGCGCGCTGACCAAGGAGGAGGACTACCGTGCCTAA
- the recR gene encoding recombination mediator RecR, translating into MFEGPLQDLIDELSRLPGVGPKSAQRIAFHLLKEEPEDVDRLRAALAAVRDGVTFCRICNNVSREDVCRICADSGRDKALVCVVEDAKDIQVIERTGEYSGRYHVLGGALDPLANVGPKDLAIAPLLQRIGGVLPDLEGTEAPAVSEVILATDPDTEGEATASYLVRLLKDFPDLTISRLASGMPLGGDLEFVDELTLSRALTGRLQL; encoded by the coding sequence GTGTTCGAAGGACCACTGCAGGACCTTATCGACGAGCTATCGCGCCTCCCCGGTGTCGGACCGAAGTCCGCGCAACGGATCGCGTTTCACTTGTTGAAGGAGGAACCGGAGGACGTCGATAGGCTGCGCGCCGCATTGGCTGCCGTGCGCGACGGGGTGACGTTCTGCCGCATCTGCAACAACGTCTCGCGCGAGGACGTCTGCCGCATCTGCGCCGATTCGGGGCGCGACAAAGCGCTCGTGTGCGTGGTGGAAGACGCGAAAGACATCCAGGTCATCGAGCGCACCGGCGAATACTCCGGCCGCTACCACGTGCTCGGTGGGGCGCTGGACCCGCTGGCGAACGTCGGGCCGAAAGACCTCGCGATCGCGCCGCTGTTGCAGCGCATCGGCGGTGTCCTGCCGGACCTGGAGGGCACCGAGGCGCCGGCGGTAAGCGAGGTCATCTTGGCCACCGACCCCGACACCGAGGGCGAGGCGACCGCGTCGTATCTCGTGCGCCTGCTCAAGGACTTCCCGGACCTGACCATTTCGCGGCTCGCCTCCGGCATGCCGTTGGGCGGGGACTTGGAGTTTGTCGATGAGCTCACGCTCTCCCGCGCGCTTACCGGGCGTCTGCAGCTTTAG